In Burkholderia sp. GAS332, one DNA window encodes the following:
- a CDS encoding pilus assembly protein CpaC, giving the protein MTQRIFVFGKAAWLGLALLAVSAATDAAGPVPRGDSAQASLAGQTASSQSIDLMVGAQQPLATGHTLRRVAIGDPTVADVLIIRGDKRGGVLLVGKAAGTTNLMLWTGDREAPLTYTVNVITQAAGSLLGPDTPKVKVLGSTAVVSGSSATMEAHQRAVVAAEGSLGKDGAVFDTSTVASRAVVQVDVRVVEFSRSVLKEVGFNFFKQNNGFTFGSFAPSALGSVSATAGQAPQMTSTTPISSAFNLVFNSATHGLFANLSLLESNNLARVLAEPTLVALSGQSASFLAGGEVPIPVPQALGSTSIEFKPYGIGLTLTPTVLSPQRIALKVAPEASQLDYANAVTISGVSVPAFTTRRADTTVELGDGESFMIGGLIDRETASNVSKVPMLGDLPVIGTFFKQLNYQQNEKELVIIVTPHLVSPLAKGATLPSTPGEQSEQRDGPVWRSLIGGVAARDAAPGFSK; this is encoded by the coding sequence ATGACACAACGGATTTTTGTTTTCGGGAAGGCAGCGTGGCTCGGGTTGGCCTTGCTCGCCGTATCGGCTGCGACTGACGCGGCCGGTCCGGTGCCGCGGGGGGATTCGGCACAGGCATCCCTGGCAGGTCAGACTGCGTCCTCGCAGTCCATCGATCTGATGGTCGGTGCACAGCAGCCGCTCGCGACGGGTCATACGTTGCGGCGTGTCGCGATCGGCGACCCGACGGTGGCCGATGTGCTGATCATCAGGGGCGACAAGCGCGGCGGCGTGCTGCTGGTCGGGAAGGCGGCGGGCACGACCAACCTGATGCTGTGGACGGGCGATCGCGAGGCGCCGCTGACCTATACGGTCAACGTCATCACCCAGGCCGCAGGCTCGCTGCTTGGGCCTGACACGCCGAAGGTCAAGGTGCTCGGCAGCACGGCGGTGGTGTCCGGCTCGTCGGCGACGATGGAGGCGCACCAGCGCGCCGTGGTCGCGGCGGAAGGCTCGCTCGGCAAGGACGGTGCGGTGTTCGACACGTCGACCGTGGCGAGTCGCGCGGTGGTGCAGGTCGATGTGCGGGTGGTCGAGTTCAGCCGCTCGGTGCTCAAGGAGGTCGGTTTCAACTTCTTCAAGCAGAACAACGGCTTTACGTTCGGCTCGTTTGCACCGTCGGCGCTGGGCTCCGTTTCCGCGACTGCGGGGCAGGCGCCGCAAATGACGAGCACGACGCCGATATCGTCGGCGTTCAACCTGGTTTTCAACTCCGCCACGCACGGGCTGTTCGCGAACCTGAGCCTGTTGGAAAGCAACAACCTTGCACGCGTGCTGGCCGAACCGACACTGGTGGCCTTATCCGGGCAGAGCGCAAGTTTCCTCGCCGGTGGCGAGGTGCCGATTCCCGTGCCGCAGGCGCTCGGTTCGACCTCGATCGAATTCAAGCCGTACGGCATCGGACTCACGCTGACACCGACCGTATTGAGCCCGCAACGCATCGCGTTGAAGGTGGCGCCCGAAGCGAGCCAGCTGGATTACGCCAATGCAGTGACGATCAGCGGCGTGTCGGTGCCCGCGTTCACGACGCGGCGTGCTGACACCACGGTCGAACTCGGCGACGGCGAGAGCTTCATGATCGGTGGCTTGATCGACCGCGAGACCGCGTCGAATGTATCGAAGGTGCCCATGCTCGGCGATCTGCCGGTGATCGGCACCTTCTTCAAGCAACTGAATTACCAGCAGAACGAAAAGGAGCTGGTGATCATCGTGACGCCGCATCTGGTGTCGCCGCTCGCGAAGGGCGCGACCTTGCCGTCGACGCCGGGCGAGCAGTCCGAGCAGCGTGACGGGCCGGTGTGGCGCTCGCTGATCGGCGGCGTGGCGGCGCGCGATGCAGCGCCGGGATTTTCGAAGTGA
- a CDS encoding pilus assembly protein CpaB has product MPNLTKILAGVLIAVALLLGLFAWTLSRRPAPVAVTPATLASFPVVVATHTLPAGKPITVDQLRVQSLPINPNGAFTDPAQLAGRVPNADIGADSPVLETQLSSGLAERIEPGERALAVRVDEGNAVGNRLRPGNFVDVFFTLKRDGAIGNGGEIDRTQARLLMSKVRVLAFGNATTSGDTAGDPNGMVRTAVLAVPVADVDRLTLAESAGRLIFALRNPKDAEVLDQAALPAYPGVLKTVARAGAADPMQDSTRAATGVALDALSGSTNPAGVGARPPLPHMPPTRVAGNTNSTKSGIEVIRGGRAETVAW; this is encoded by the coding sequence ATGCCGAATCTAACCAAAATTCTTGCCGGCGTGCTGATCGCCGTCGCGTTGCTGCTCGGCCTGTTCGCGTGGACGCTGTCGCGCCGGCCGGCGCCGGTGGCCGTGACGCCTGCTACGCTTGCGAGCTTTCCGGTGGTGGTGGCCACCCACACGTTGCCGGCGGGCAAGCCGATCACCGTCGACCAACTGCGCGTGCAGTCGCTGCCGATCAATCCGAATGGCGCCTTCACCGATCCGGCGCAACTGGCCGGGCGCGTGCCGAACGCGGACATCGGTGCGGACTCGCCGGTGCTCGAAACTCAGTTGTCGTCAGGCCTTGCCGAGCGCATCGAGCCGGGCGAACGCGCTCTGGCCGTGCGGGTCGACGAGGGCAATGCGGTCGGCAACCGGCTGCGGCCGGGTAATTTCGTCGACGTGTTTTTCACGCTCAAGCGCGATGGCGCCATCGGCAACGGCGGCGAAATCGATCGTACCCAGGCGCGTCTCCTGATGTCGAAAGTGCGCGTGCTGGCGTTTGGCAATGCAACGACTAGCGGCGACACCGCCGGCGACCCGAACGGCATGGTGCGTACCGCGGTGCTGGCGGTACCGGTCGCCGATGTGGACCGTCTGACGCTCGCCGAAAGCGCCGGTCGTCTGATCTTCGCGTTGCGCAATCCCAAGGATGCCGAAGTACTCGATCAAGCCGCGTTGCCGGCCTATCCGGGCGTGTTGAAGACGGTCGCCCGCGCCGGCGCGGCCGACCCAATGCAAGATTCGACCCGCGCGGCAACCGGCGTGGCGCTCGACGCCTTGTCGGGAAGCACCAATCCGGCAGGCGTCGGCGCACGGCCGCCGTTGCCGCATATGCCGCCGACACGCGTCGCGGGCAATACAAATAGTACAAAGAGCGGTATCGAAGTGATACGGGGTGGGCGCGCCGAGACGGTCGCCTGGTAA
- a CDS encoding TadE-like protein has product MKPVTSQSARSPLKPIHTRRARAQRGATAIEFALMFPLFFTILYAIITFSLIFVAQQNLTLAAEEGARAALNWQSSTSLQNALVNRGNAACAAANLMVATLVQSMQCTSTSAPCGPGNTMQCVNVLLTYNYQANPLVPALPLMGFTLPNTLSSSATVQLNPENIQ; this is encoded by the coding sequence ATGAAACCGGTAACGAGCCAATCCGCACGCTCGCCGCTCAAGCCTATTCATACACGCCGCGCGCGTGCGCAGCGCGGCGCCACGGCTATCGAGTTTGCGCTGATGTTCCCGCTGTTCTTCACGATCCTGTACGCGATCATCACCTTCAGCCTGATCTTCGTGGCACAGCAGAACTTGACACTCGCGGCGGAAGAAGGCGCGCGCGCCGCCTTGAACTGGCAGAGCAGTACGTCGCTGCAAAATGCGCTCGTCAATCGCGGCAACGCCGCCTGCGCTGCCGCGAATCTGATGGTGGCGACGCTGGTGCAATCCATGCAATGCACGTCGACTTCCGCGCCATGTGGCCCGGGCAACACGATGCAGTGCGTGAACGTTTTGCTGACTTACAACTACCAGGCCAATCCGCTGGTGCCGGCCTTACCGCTGATGGGTTTCACCTTACCTAACACCCTGTCGAGCAGTGCCACCGTACAACTCAATCCGGAGAACATTCAGTGA
- a CDS encoding prepilin peptidase CpaA: MNVSAGILLFIVWAAVVAISDCRARRISNSVVVAGLAAAFGCSLLQCGPFGVSLTQTCIGALVGLAALLPFFALGVMGAADVKVFAVLGAWCGMHALLGLWMAASLAAGVHALWLLITTRARLASLVRHHGATFELAGKASTPYAACLTVAASAWLMLQGLAGGAR; the protein is encoded by the coding sequence ATGAATGTCTCCGCCGGTATTCTGTTATTTATTGTCTGGGCTGCTGTCGTCGCTATCAGCGACTGCCGCGCCCGGCGTATTTCCAATTCAGTTGTTGTCGCCGGTTTGGCGGCGGCGTTCGGCTGTTCGCTTCTTCAATGCGGACCTTTTGGCGTTTCGTTAACCCAGACATGTATTGGAGCGCTGGTCGGTCTGGCCGCGTTGTTGCCGTTTTTCGCACTCGGCGTCATGGGCGCTGCGGACGTTAAGGTATTTGCGGTACTAGGCGCGTGGTGCGGCATGCATGCGTTGCTCGGCCTCTGGATGGCGGCTAGTCTTGCCGCGGGCGTCCATGCGCTCTGGCTGTTGATTACGACGCGCGCGCGGCTCGCCAGTTTGGTTCGTCATCACGGCGCGACTTTCGAACTGGCCGGCAAGGCTTCCACGCCGTACGCCGCATGTCTCACGGTGGCCGCCAGTGCATGGCTCATGCTGCAAGGACTGGCCGGGGGGGCGCGATGA